The Primulina eburnea isolate SZY01 chromosome 6, ASM2296580v1, whole genome shotgun sequence genome contains a region encoding:
- the LOC140833529 gene encoding brassinosteroid-responsive RING protein 1-like has product MGFPVGYTDLFLPKLLVYVLTLLGLMRRFLYAVFSVLGLRDFLEPEPVSYFLREETGSELPRSVSAALIRELLPVVSFSDLEEMDPPENCAVCLYEFSAEDEIRRLMNCRHIFHRSCVDRWMDHDQKTCPLCRTQFIPEDMQESFNERLWLASGISEFYGEYSPITSGL; this is encoded by the coding sequence ATGGGATTTCCGGTGGGATACACTGACCTATTTCTCCCTAAATTGCTTGTCTACGTGCTTACGCTTCTCGGATTAATGAGGAGATTTTTGTACGCTGTGTTCTCTGTTTTGGGGCTCAGGGATTTCCTGGAGCCTGAACCTGTTTCCTACTTTTTGAGGGAGGAAACCGGATCGGAGCTGCCGCGGTCTGTATCTGCGGCGCTGATCCGCGAGCTTTTGCCGGTGGTGAGTTTCTCTGATTTAGAGGAGATGGATCCACCGGAGAACTGCGCGGTCTGCTTGTACGAATTCAGCGCGGAAGATGAGATCCGGCGGCTGATGAACTGCAGACACATATTCCACCGGAGCTGTGTGGACCGTTGGATGGACCACGATCAGAAGACGTGCCCCCTTTGCCGTACTCAGTTCATACCGGAGGATATGCAGGAGAGTTTCAACGAGAGGCTGTGGTTGGCTTCTGGGATTTCTGAATTTTACGGCGAGTATTCCCCGATTACTTCGGGTTTGTAG
- the LOC140834557 gene encoding uncharacterized protein isoform X1 has protein sequence MLHTELCPSRVLSPFREESGDEELSVLPRHTKVIVTGNNRTKSVLVGLQGVVKKAVGLGGWHWLVLKNGVEVKLQRNALSVLEPPTGNEDDDDYDFDDSSSCSDIGEKDHHRFTSGFHFGKISKPRVRYSRPWSPSACTKSVSRSSCREVQSKCDATQLRVNLAKIGTGSLWRYWRSFHLANVSPNPTKEQLVNSVQQHFSSQQVDEVQVIVEFIRAAKKPQSVGLR, from the exons ATGCTGCACACGGAATTATGCCCTTCGCGGGTTTTGTCGCCTTTCCGTGAGGAAAGTGGAGATGAAGAGCTGTCAGTTCTTCCAAGGCATACTAAGGTTATTGTGACAGGCAATAACAGAACAAAGAGTGTGTTGGTTGGGTTGCAAGGCGTTGTCAAGAAGGCTGTTGGGCTTGGTGGTTGGCATTGGCTG GTCTTGAAAAATGGGGTTGAGGTCAAGCTCCAAAGGAATGCTTTAAGTGTGTTAGAACCTCCAACTGGCAatgaggatgatgatgattatgattTTGATGATTCTAGCAGCTGCTCTGACATTGGTGAAAAGGACCATCATCGCTTCA CTTCTGGGTTTCACTTCGGAAAGATAAGCAAGCCCAGAGTTCGGTATAGTCGGCCATGGTCTCcatctgcatgcacaaaatcaGTGAGCCGTAGCAGTTGCAGAGAAGTTCAATCCAAATGTGATGCAACTCAATTG AGAGTTAATTTGGCAAAAATTGGGACTGGATCATTGTGGAGATACTGGCGAAGCTTCCATCTT GCAAATGTTAGTCCTAACCCTACGAAGGAACAACTGGTTAACTCCGTCCAGCAGCATTTTTCTTCGCAG CAAGTGGACGAGGTACAAGTGATCGTGGAATTTATCCGGGCAGCAAAGAAACCTCAATCAGTTGGCTTGCGTTGA
- the LOC140834557 gene encoding uncharacterized protein isoform X2, which translates to MLHTELCPSRVLSPFREESGDEELSVLPRHTKVIVTGNNRTKSVLVGLQGVVKKAVGLGGWHWLVLKNGVEVKLQRNALSVLEPPTGNEDDDDYDFDDSSSCSDIGEKDHHRFTSGFHFGKISKPRVRYSRPWSPSACTKSVSRSSCREVQSKCDATQLANVSPNPTKEQLVNSVQQHFSSQQVDEVQVIVEFIRAAKKPQSVGLR; encoded by the exons ATGCTGCACACGGAATTATGCCCTTCGCGGGTTTTGTCGCCTTTCCGTGAGGAAAGTGGAGATGAAGAGCTGTCAGTTCTTCCAAGGCATACTAAGGTTATTGTGACAGGCAATAACAGAACAAAGAGTGTGTTGGTTGGGTTGCAAGGCGTTGTCAAGAAGGCTGTTGGGCTTGGTGGTTGGCATTGGCTG GTCTTGAAAAATGGGGTTGAGGTCAAGCTCCAAAGGAATGCTTTAAGTGTGTTAGAACCTCCAACTGGCAatgaggatgatgatgattatgattTTGATGATTCTAGCAGCTGCTCTGACATTGGTGAAAAGGACCATCATCGCTTCA CTTCTGGGTTTCACTTCGGAAAGATAAGCAAGCCCAGAGTTCGGTATAGTCGGCCATGGTCTCcatctgcatgcacaaaatcaGTGAGCCGTAGCAGTTGCAGAGAAGTTCAATCCAAATGTGATGCAACTCAATTG GCAAATGTTAGTCCTAACCCTACGAAGGAACAACTGGTTAACTCCGTCCAGCAGCATTTTTCTTCGCAG CAAGTGGACGAGGTACAAGTGATCGTGGAATTTATCCGGGCAGCAAAGAAACCTCAATCAGTTGGCTTGCGTTGA